The sequence below is a genomic window from bacterium.
ATGCCAAGTGCATGGAAATCTACGAAGGGACATCCGAAGTCCAGCGCATCGTCATCGCCCGTTCCCTGCTCAGTTAAAGTTCGCTGCTCCACGAAGCGGGAGGCCTTGCGCCTCCCGCTTCACTTATGCGCGCCAATTGCCGACGGGCGGGGTCCGGCAGAGGCACACCTCCCGACTTGCAGGCCGAGCTAGGCGAGAGATGGGAACTGCGCCGCCCAAATGCGGACTGTGGCGCGGTGCTCGCTCCTGCTGTGCCCAGGCACGTTTGGCGCAGGCGCTCTGAGGGACTGTCCCCGTTTCCCGCCAAGTCTAGGACCAAACCTATGGCTTGGGGTTTGCGGTGATTACTGGCGGGCGAGCTCGGCCTAGCGGATGCGGACCGAGCGATTGGCGCAGTTCTTCCCAGCGCGGTATGACGATCCCGGCCAGCCTTCGCACCAGCGCCGGATCCCGGCCGCGGCGCGACCAGTACTCATCCACCGCTATGTCCTCGACTGCTTTCTGACATTCATCCTCACCCGGCGCATGGCGGTCAACTATCGAACACAGCCCGCGTACAGCCGTACGCCAGAGCCCGATCCGCTGTGAACCCTCTGCGGCCAACTCCGGCATCTTACTCACCTCCAGCCACAACTGCTCCACCAGCGCCTCCCGCGCCTTGTCCCATGCCGCCAGCTCCAGCCGCCGGTCCGGCTTAGGCTGGAACCCGTGCCTCGACGTCTGATCGCCCGGCTCAAGCCGCGGTGTGGCTTCGCCACCGTAGGAACGAGCAGCATCCAGCCCGCCGGCCATCTCTGCCTCTTGGAAGAATCTGAGCACCCCCTCCCTGACTGCTTCCAGATGCCCGGGGTCCGGTCCGCCCTCACCTTGGTACGGCCGTAGCACTTCTTCAAGCATCGCCGGACGCTTCGTTCCGCGCCTCCCTCTGGTCTTGTTCAGCACCCGCCAGACACCGGCAGCGTAGCTCTGCAGATGCTCCTCGTTCAGCGGCCCGGGAATGAGGTGCTGCAGCTCGATGATACTGACCACCTTGCGCCTCACCCGTCTCGCCCAGACCTGCGACAGGCCGAAGTTCCGCGCCCGTCGCACGCGCGCCTCGGGAGTCGGCGCCGGCTCGTGCCTGGTCGCAACTCGTCTCTCGACCCCGCGGTCCAGCTT
It includes:
- a CDS encoding helix-turn-helix transcriptional regulator yields the protein MKRPKDRYECDEELGKRLRECRLKAGLTQQKLATAMGRQGRGSHHVAGRLERGEVPNPGVGLLADYLRACRARFSDIEDVLDRYTARQTVIEVETRKALAKVREFLPAKIDKAVEKLDRGVERRVATRHEPAPTPEARVRRARNFGLSQVWARRVRRKVVSIIELQHLIPGPLNEEHLQSYAAGVWRVLNKTRGRRGTKRPAMLEEVLRPYQGEGGPDPGHLEAVREGVLRFFQEAEMAGGLDAARSYGGEATPRLEPGDQTSRHGFQPKPDRRLELAAWDKAREALVEQLWLEVSKMPELAAEGSQRIGLWRTAVRGLCSIVDRHAPGEDECQKAVEDIAVDEYWSRRGRDPALVRRLAGIVIPRWEELRQSLGPHPLGRARPPVITANPKP